The genome window CATGGCGGCGAGGGTGGCCGGTGTCGGCTGACGATTGGTCTCGGTGGCGCGCCAGCGGGCGGCGCGGTCGCGTTGCGCGGCGAGCAGGTTGTCCAGCGCATCCAGCGCGAGCAATTGACGTACCCCGGCACGTTCGCCGGAAATCAGATTGAGCTTCTCGCGATAGTCATGGCCGATCATCAACAGGCTGCCGGCCAGCGGCAGAATGAACAGCAGAAACAATAATTGGAATTTACCTGCGAAGCCAAACCGCCCCAGCAATTTGATCCCCGGTGAAAGGAAAGCCTGCATGCCTCATGACTCCTCTGGACACCACGCACCATTGGCGTGCATCGCAAGCTGTTGGCTCACGACCCGTGCCCTCTAAAAGGCCTCGAAAGTTCACCATGCCCGCTCTGTAGGCCGGCTCTGTAGCGAAACTTCCCATTGTCGAGCGCCTTTGTAAGGCGATCGTGTTCAAGGGCTGTAGCAAGGCAAGATTCAGACCATGGCGTTGCGCTATCACCTTACAGTCGACGACCAGTCAGTTAGTTAGCTGCCTAAGGGGATAGCGCGAGCGCACCGAAAAATGGCACATTGACGCACCTGCCTGCGGGCACCCATCTGCTGTCCGGAATTTTCCATGGCTATCAGCAACGTTCAGACCGCCGCTGCCTCGGCGACCGCTGCTCCGCAAAGCAGCCCCTTGGTGATGCGCATCATCGGCGCGGTGGCGCTGGCGCATCTGATCAATGACCTGATCCAGTCGGTGCTGCCGTCGATCTACCCGATGCTCAAGGCCAACTATGGCCTGACTTTCACCCAGGTCGGCCTGATCACCTTGACCTTCCAGTTGACCGCGTCGCTGTTGCAGCCGTGGGTCGGTTATCACACTGATCGCCATCCCAAACCGTGGCTGTTGCCGGCGGGCACGGTGTGTACGTTGATCGGCATTCTGATGATGTCAGTGGTCGGCAGCTTCCCATTGATTCTGCTGGCGGCGGCGCTGATTGGTATCGGCTCGTCGACCTTTCACCCGGAAGCCTCGCGTGTTGCGCGACTGGCCTCGGGCGGCCGGTTTGGTCTGGCGCAATCGACCTTTCAGGTCGGCGGCAATGCCGGCTCCGCCTTCGGCCCGTTGCTGGCGGCGGCGATCATCATTCCCTTCGGCCAGGGCAATGTGGCGTGGTTCGGTCTGTTCGCAGTGTTTGCGCTGTTCGTGCTGTACCGCATCAGCCGTTGGTACGCCAATCACCTCAACTTGTTCAAGCTCAAGGCCGGCCAAGCCGCGACGCACGGCTTATCGAAGGGCAGGGTGACCAGTGCCTTGGTGGTCCTGGGGCTGCTGGTGTTCTCCAAGTATTTCTACATGGCCAGTTTCACCAGCTACTTCACCTTCTTTCTGATCGAGAAGTTCGACCTGTCGGTTGCCAGCTCGCAGCTGCACTTGTTCCTTTTCCTGGGCGCAGTGGCGGCGGGGACGTTCTTCGGTGGACCGATTGGCGACAAGATCGGGCGCAAGGCAGTGATCTGGTTTTCCATCCTGGGGGTGGCGCCATTCACCTTGATCCTGCCGCATGTCGATCTGTTCTGGACCAGCATTCTCAGCGTGGTGATCGGCTTCATTCTGGCGTCGGCATTCTCGGCGATCGTGGTGTACGCGCAGGAACTGGTGCCAGGCAATGTCGGGATGATTGCCGGGATTTTTTTCGGTCTGATGTTTGGTTTCGGCGGGATTGGCGCAGCGCTGCTCGGGCATCTGGCGGATGTGCACGGGATTGAGTACGTGTATTTCCTGTGCTCGTTTCTGCCGTTGTTTGGTGTGTTGGCGATCTTTTTACCGCGTACCAGAAAGGCCTGAACAGACGAATCGAACTGTGGGAGCGAGCCTGCTCGCGAATGGATGGGTCAGTTGACGAATGCTTAGCTTACACGCCACATTCGCGAGCAGGCTCGCTCCCACAGGGAAATGTACGCAGTCACTGAATTTCAGGCACAAAAAAGCCGCGTATCAAACGCGGCTTTTTGTTGCCCGGCTGTTGCTTAGACGTTGAAGCGGAAGTGCATCACGTCGCCGTCCTTGACGATGTAATCCTTGCCTTCCAGGCGCCACTTGCCGGCTTCTTTGGCGCCGGCTTCGCCCTTGTACTGGATGAAGTCGTTGTAGGCGATGACTTCGGCACGGATGAAGCCTTTTTCGAAGTCGGTGTGGATCACGCCAGCGGCCTGTGGTGCGGTAGCACCGACCTTGACGGTCCAGGCGCGGACTTCTTCGACACCGGCGGTGAAGTAGGTCTGCAGGTGGAGCATTTCGTAGCCGGCGCGGATCACGCGATTCAGGCCAGGCTCTTCCAGGCCCAGGGCCTCGAGGAACATGTCCTTCTCTTCGCCGTCGTCGAGCTCGGCGATTTCCGCTTCGATCTTGTTGCACACCGGAACGACCATGGCGCCTTCTTCTTCGGCGATGGCCTTGACCACGTCCAGGTGCGGGTTGTTGTCGAAGCCGTCTTCAGCCACGTTGGCGATGTACATGACCGGCTTGGTGGTCAGCAGGTGGAAGCCCTTGATCACTGCCTTTTCGTCAGCGCTCATGTTCTTCATCAGGCTGCGCGCCGGCTTGGCTTCGGTGAAGTGCGCGATCAGTTGCTCGAGCAGAGCCTTCTGAACCACGGCGTCCTTGTCACCGCCCTTGGCGTTGCGCGCGACTTTCTGCAGTTGCTTCTCGCAGCTGTCGAGGTCGGCGAAGATCAGTTCCAGGTCGATGATTTCGATGTCGCGTTTCGGGTCGACGCTGTTGGAAACGTGGATCACGTTGTCGTCTTCGAAGCAGCGCACCACGTGGGCGATAGCGTCGGTTTCGCGGATGTTGGCCAGGAACTTGTTGCCCAGGCCTTCACCTTTCGAGGCACCGGCAACGAGGCCGGCGATGTCGACGAATTCCATGGTGGTCGGCAGGATGCGCTTGGGATTGACGATGGCCGCCAGAGCTTCCAGACGCGGATCCGGCATCGGCACGATGCCGCTGTTCGGCTCGATGGTGCAGAAGGGGAAGTTCTCGGCCGCGATACCGGATTTGGTCAGGGCGTTGAACAGGGTGGACTTGCCGACGTTAGGCAGGCCGACGATGCCGCAATTGAATCCCATGGTGTTTCCCCTCGGGTAAAAGTCAGGCCTTCTGGCTGTGCAGGTTTTTCATCGCGCGGTTCCATTCCCCGGCGAGGATATCCGGCAGCACGCCGAGGGCAAAGTCGATGCTGGCATCGAGTTTTTCCTGTTCGGCGCGTGGCGCACGACCCAGGACGAAATTTGAAACCATACTGGCAACGCCCGGGTGGCCGATGCCAAGCCGCAGGCGGTAGAACGTATTCTGATTGCCCAGTTGCGCAATGATGTCGCGCAACCCATTGTGACCGCCATGGCCGCCGCCCTGCTTGAGCTTGGCAACGCCCGGAGGCAAGTCGAGTTCGTCATGCGCCACGAGGATTTCTTCAGGCTTGATGCGGAAGAAACCGGCGAGTGCCGCCACGGCCTGGCCGCTGCGGTTCATGTAGGTGGTGGGAATCAGCAGACGAACATCCTGACCCTGATGCGAATAACGCCCGGTCAGGCCGAAATATTTGCGATCGGCCACAAGATTCACATTCTGTGCGTGGGCGATGCGCTCAACAAAAAGGGCCCCTGCGTTATGCCGGGTCTGTTCGTATTCAGCGCCTGGATTTCCCAGGCCAACGATCAGTTTGATGGCAGTCACGATAGGGGCCCTTCCTTGGAGTGGTGGATAACATCGCCGCGATCGGGGAAAGCGGCGAAAGTGGACGAAAAATGCTCATTTACCATGGATGTAAACTCCGCGTTCTCGCCCGCTTTCTCGCTACGTTCCAGTCCGCGATGTTACTTGCTCACTCCGGCATGACAGAGTGAATTACTCTGCTGCGCCTTCTTCGGTAGGTTCTGCAGCAACACGTGGAGCGTGGACGTTGGCAACAGCCTTGTCATCGCCGTGTGCCAGAGCAACGAACTCAACACCTTTAGGAGCTTTGAGGTCCGACAGGTGGATGATGGTGCCGATTTCTGCTTTCGACAGGTCGACTTCGATGAACTCAGGCAGATCTTTTGGCAGGCAGGTCACTTCGATTTCAGCAACAACGTGCGAAACTTCGCCGCCTTTCTTCACTGGAGCTTCTTCGCCAACAAAGTGTACAGGCACGATAGCGGTCAGTTTCTGGCCAGCTACAACGCGTACGAAGTCAGCGTGCATCACGTGGCCTTTGGCCGGGTGACGCTGCAGAGCCTTGATGATTACGTTCTGCTTGGTGCCACCAACGTTCAGCTCGATAATGTGGCTGTAAGCCGCTTCGTTTTCGAGCAGTTTGGCAACTTCTTTGGCCAGCATGCTGATGGATTCAGGGGCTTTGTCGCCACCGTAAACTACAGCTGGAACCAGGCTTGCGAGACGACGCAGGCGGCGGCTCGCACCTTTCCCCAGGTCGGAACGCACTTCAGCATTCAGAGTAAAATCGTTCATTTTGTATCTCCAAAATAGCCATGACCGAGTGGCGTTTGCGACCAGCGCCGAACACGGTATGGGCAAAAAAGCCCCGCCCCGACAGGAATGCCGGGGCGGGGCGCTTTTCGTCAACGAGACATTTCGCGAAGGGCAGGGCCCTTAACGGAACATCGCGCTGATCGATTCTTCATTGCTGATGCGGCGAACCGCTTCGGCAACAACCGGTGCGATATCCAGTTGACGGATACGTGCACAGGCTTGTGCTGCAGCGGACAGCGGAATGGTGTTCGTCACCACCAGCTCGTCCAGCACGGAATTTTCGATATTCTCAATGGCCCGGCCCGACAGCACAGGGTGTGTGCAGTAGGCAAAGACCTTGGCTGCGCCATGCTCTTTCAGGGCCTTGGCCGCGTGGCACAGGGTGCCGGCGGTATCGACCATGTCATCGACGAGAATACAGGTACGCCCTTCGACATCACCGATGATATGCATCACTTCAGAGTGATTGGCTTTCTCACGGCGTTTGTCGATGATCCCGAGATCGACGCCCAGCGACTTGGCAACAGCCCGTGCACGCACGACGCCACCAATGTCCGGAGACACGATCATCAGGTTTTCGAAGCGCTGATCTTCGATGTCATCCACCAGAACCGGGGAGCCGTAGATGTTATCTACCGGAATATCGAAGAAGCCCTGAATCTGGTCAGCATGCAGATCAACCGTGAGAACACGGTCGATGCCGACTACGGTAAGCATGTCAGCAACGACTTTCGCGCTGATAGCCACACGTGCGGAACGCGGACGGCGATCCTGGCGGGCATAACCAAAATAAGGAATAACAGCAGTGATACGAGTAGCCGAGGAGCGGCGGAAGGCGTCAGCCATCACTACCAGTTCCATCAGGTTATCGTTGGTCGGAGCGCAGGTCGGCTGAATAATGAAGACGTCTTTACCGCGAACGTTTTCATTGATCTCGGCTGTGATTTCGCCGTCGGAAAACTTGCCGACAGAGATGTCACCGAGAGGGATATGCAGCTGACGTACGACACGCCGAGCCAGATCGGGGTTGGCATTCCCCGTAAAGACCATCATCTTGGACACGCGCAGTACCTAGAGGCTGAGGGTAACCTGGATGAGTAGAGAAAATGGCAGGGGCGGCTGGATTCGAACCAACGCATGGCAGGATCAAAACCTGCTGCCTTACCGCTTGGCGACGCCCCTGTATCTGTTGCTTTCAAGTGCCGGGCACTTGATTCCTTTAGAGCAGACTTTGCAGCTTGCGATGCAACATCGAAACGTTGCTTCCTTTCGCTACAAACCCTGTAAGGGTCTCTGTCAGAAGGGCCGAGACTTTATCAGCTTCAGCTTTGCTTGGGAAGCCCCCAAACACACAACTTCCAGTTCCGGTGAGCTTTGCTTCGGTAAATTTACCTAACAAATCCAATGCGTTACGTACCTCTGGATAACGCCTTGCTACCACCGGCAAGCAGTCATTTCGACTGTTTCCCTCGGGAACGGGGCGCACTTTAATGGGCGGTGTGTTACGTGTCAACAAAGGATCGGAAAAAA of Pseudomonas triticicola contains these proteins:
- a CDS encoding MFS transporter produces the protein MAISNVQTAAASATAAPQSSPLVMRIIGAVALAHLINDLIQSVLPSIYPMLKANYGLTFTQVGLITLTFQLTASLLQPWVGYHTDRHPKPWLLPAGTVCTLIGILMMSVVGSFPLILLAAALIGIGSSTFHPEASRVARLASGGRFGLAQSTFQVGGNAGSAFGPLLAAAIIIPFGQGNVAWFGLFAVFALFVLYRISRWYANHLNLFKLKAGQAATHGLSKGRVTSALVVLGLLVFSKYFYMASFTSYFTFFLIEKFDLSVASSQLHLFLFLGAVAAGTFFGGPIGDKIGRKAVIWFSILGVAPFTLILPHVDLFWTSILSVVIGFILASAFSAIVVYAQELVPGNVGMIAGIFFGLMFGFGGIGAALLGHLADVHGIEYVYFLCSFLPLFGVLAIFLPRTRKA
- the ychF gene encoding redox-regulated ATPase YchF; translated protein: MGFNCGIVGLPNVGKSTLFNALTKSGIAAENFPFCTIEPNSGIVPMPDPRLEALAAIVNPKRILPTTMEFVDIAGLVAGASKGEGLGNKFLANIRETDAIAHVVRCFEDDNVIHVSNSVDPKRDIEIIDLELIFADLDSCEKQLQKVARNAKGGDKDAVVQKALLEQLIAHFTEAKPARSLMKNMSADEKAVIKGFHLLTTKPVMYIANVAEDGFDNNPHLDVVKAIAEEEGAMVVPVCNKIEAEIAELDDGEEKDMFLEALGLEEPGLNRVIRAGYEMLHLQTYFTAGVEEVRAWTVKVGATAPQAAGVIHTDFEKGFIRAEVIAYNDFIQYKGEAGAKEAGKWRLEGKDYIVKDGDVMHFRFNV
- the pth gene encoding aminoacyl-tRNA hydrolase, which codes for MTAIKLIVGLGNPGAEYEQTRHNAGALFVERIAHAQNVNLVADRKYFGLTGRYSHQGQDVRLLIPTTYMNRSGQAVAALAGFFRIKPEEILVAHDELDLPPGVAKLKQGGGHGGHNGLRDIIAQLGNQNTFYRLRLGIGHPGVASMVSNFVLGRAPRAEQEKLDASIDFALGVLPDILAGEWNRAMKNLHSQKA
- a CDS encoding 50S ribosomal protein L25/general stress protein Ctc, producing MNDFTLNAEVRSDLGKGASRRLRRLASLVPAVVYGGDKAPESISMLAKEVAKLLENEAAYSHIIELNVGGTKQNVIIKALQRHPAKGHVMHADFVRVVAGQKLTAIVPVHFVGEEAPVKKGGEVSHVVAEIEVTCLPKDLPEFIEVDLSKAEIGTIIHLSDLKAPKGVEFVALAHGDDKAVANVHAPRVAAEPTEEGAAE
- a CDS encoding ribose-phosphate pyrophosphokinase, with the protein product MSKMMVFTGNANPDLARRVVRQLHIPLGDISVGKFSDGEITAEINENVRGKDVFIIQPTCAPTNDNLMELVVMADAFRRSSATRITAVIPYFGYARQDRRPRSARVAISAKVVADMLTVVGIDRVLTVDLHADQIQGFFDIPVDNIYGSPVLVDDIEDQRFENLMIVSPDIGGVVRARAVAKSLGVDLGIIDKRREKANHSEVMHIIGDVEGRTCILVDDMVDTAGTLCHAAKALKEHGAAKVFAYCTHPVLSGRAIENIENSVLDELVVTNTIPLSAAAQACARIRQLDIAPVVAEAVRRISNEESISAMFR